The Candidatus Limnocylindrales bacterium genome contains a region encoding:
- a CDS encoding DNA-3-methyladenine glycosylase, translating to MSKDKEKYFFYVKGKVAMVRRISLRGAVAALKKNDPILSRIIEQVGRFTFSLQGPYFLSLAKAIIWQQISGKAARAIFNRLLELYDGRGLAPEDILNTPDEQLRSAGLSRQKTVYLKDLALKFKDGTLSLEKWRQMSDEEIIQNLIQVKGIGRWTAEMFLIFSLGRLDVLPVDDLGLRKAIQKAYQLEELPRAHVIRNLAEPWRPYRTVATLYLWKSLEGPEGGQI from the coding sequence TTGTCTAAAGATAAAGAAAAGTATTTTTTTTATGTGAAGGGTAAAGTAGCTATGGTCCGAAGAATTTCTCTAAGAGGTGCTGTGGCGGCCTTAAAGAAAAATGATCCGATTCTCAGCCGGATTATCGAACAGGTAGGGAGATTTACTTTCTCACTTCAAGGTCCTTATTTTTTATCTTTGGCAAAAGCCATTATCTGGCAACAGATCAGTGGCAAAGCCGCCAGGGCCATCTTTAATCGCCTGTTAGAACTTTATGATGGTCGTGGTCTGGCACCTGAAGATATCCTCAATACCCCAGATGAACAACTCCGCTCTGCAGGTTTATCCAGACAGAAAACTGTCTACCTGAAAGATCTGGCCCTTAAATTTAAGGATGGAACTCTTTCCCTGGAGAAGTGGCGTCAAATGTCCGATGAAGAGATCATCCAAAATTTAATTCAGGTCAAAGGAATTGGTCGATGGACTGCTGAGATGTTTCTTATTTTCAGTCTGGGTCGACTGGATGTACTTCCTGTGGATGATTTGGGATTGCGGAAAGCCATTCAGAAGGCCTATCAACTCGAGGAACTTCCACGGGCTCATGTTATTCGGAACCTGGCCGAACCCTGGAGGCCTTATCGAACTGTGGCCACGCTTTATTTATGGAAAAGCCTGGAGGGTCCGGAGGGGGGTCAAATATGA
- a CDS encoding SDR family oxidoreductase produces MRLKDQITLITGGGRGIGKALALAFAREGSHVILVARTESEILATASEVQQQGRKALPLKVDVSREEEVREMMQKSMETFGRIDTLINNAGVLTPRVPLVEVSTQDWNLTLDVNLKGTFLCCREVLPIMMKQRTGSIINLSSGVVHRVATHWGPYAISKVAVEYLTKVLAEEVRAYGIRVNSVNPGKAATRMRALAYPEEDPTTLPKPEDITEVFVYLASPEAKEVTGQSLDARQWKPSH; encoded by the coding sequence ATGAGGTTAAAAGATCAGATTACCCTTATAACCGGGGGAGGCCGGGGGATTGGAAAAGCCCTGGCTTTAGCCTTTGCCAGAGAAGGAAGTCATGTAATTTTGGTAGCCCGAACCGAATCTGAAATCCTGGCAACCGCCTCGGAAGTTCAACAACAGGGTCGGAAGGCCCTTCCTCTTAAAGTCGATGTTTCTCGGGAAGAGGAAGTTCGGGAGATGATGCAAAAATCGATGGAAACCTTTGGACGGATCGATACGTTGATCAATAATGCAGGGGTCTTGACTCCGCGAGTTCCTCTGGTAGAAGTCTCAACCCAGGACTGGAATCTCACATTGGATGTAAACCTCAAAGGAACCTTTCTCTGCTGTCGGGAAGTTCTCCCCATTATGATGAAACAGCGTACCGGGAGTATCATCAATCTCTCTTCCGGTGTGGTTCATCGGGTCGCTACCCACTGGGGTCCTTATGCGATCTCCAAAGTCGCCGTTGAGTATTTAACAAAGGTTCTGGCCGAAGAGGTCAGAGCCTATGGAATCCGGGTGAATTCTGTAAATCCCGGAAAAGCCGCTACCCGAATGCGCGCCCTGGCTTATCCAGAAGAAGATCCGACTACCTTACCAAAGCCTGAAGATATTACGGAGGTTTTTGTTTATCTGGCTTCCCCAGAAGCTAAAGAAGTTACCGGCCAGTCTCTGGATGCCCGACAGTGGAAGCCATCCCATTGA
- a CDS encoding fumarylacetoacetate hydrolase family protein, translating into MKKMPLLSLIILFSMVFVPSKAEALKLVTYSFEGEMRIGALLDDNKVVDLNRAYQALLQQRGDPRPEAMAVAVVPSTMLEFLQGGERSLEAAREALAFVQKESTSKLKAEGILRDLASVKLEAPIPRPSKITNLGLNYRDHAAETGQEVPKVPLLFGVYPSAVIGPGDAIVIPMGSEEPDYEAELGVVIGKRGKHIPPEKAMDYIAGYLIVNDVSARDWQRRTSQFLIGKTPDTFKPMGPYLVTKDEIPNPHNLTIKLWVNDELRQNSNTGQQVFKIWDVIAYISNIWTLEPGDIISTGTPAGVGQARKPPVFLKPGDRVRIEISGLGLLENPVVAEKQVVEEGG; encoded by the coding sequence ATGAAAAAAATGCCCCTATTATCCCTAATCATCCTATTTTCTATGGTGTTTGTTCCATCAAAAGCCGAAGCTTTAAAACTTGTGACTTACTCCTTTGAGGGAGAAATGCGGATAGGAGCTCTTCTGGATGATAATAAAGTGGTGGATCTTAACCGGGCTTATCAAGCGCTTTTGCAACAGCGGGGAGATCCCAGGCCTGAAGCTATGGCGGTGGCTGTTGTTCCATCGACTATGCTGGAATTTCTCCAGGGGGGCGAGAGATCCCTGGAGGCTGCCAGGGAAGCGCTGGCATTTGTCCAAAAGGAATCTACTTCAAAGCTAAAAGCAGAAGGCATTCTTCGGGATCTGGCGTCGGTAAAACTAGAGGCCCCCATTCCCAGACCATCCAAAATTACCAATTTGGGTCTTAACTATCGGGACCATGCCGCCGAGACAGGACAAGAAGTTCCTAAGGTTCCTTTACTCTTCGGAGTATATCCCAGTGCGGTCATCGGACCTGGGGATGCCATCGTTATTCCCATGGGGAGTGAAGAACCTGATTATGAAGCCGAGCTTGGAGTAGTAATCGGTAAACGGGGTAAACATATTCCTCCCGAAAAAGCTATGGATTACATTGCCGGTTACCTCATTGTCAACGATGTCTCAGCTCGAGATTGGCAGCGACGGACCAGCCAGTTCCTGATCGGTAAAACTCCCGATACCTTTAAACCCATGGGACCTTATCTGGTAACTAAAGATGAAATCCCCAATCCCCATAATTTAACCATTAAGCTATGGGTTAACGACGAGCTACGTCAGAATTCCAATACCGGGCAACAGGTTTTTAAGATCTGGGATGTAATCGCTTACATTTCAAATATCTGGACCTTAGAACCTGGGGACATAATTTCCACCGGTACTCCGGCAGGAGTTGGACAGGCCCGTAAGCCCCCTGTTTTCTTGAAACCTGGAGATCGCGTGCGAATAGAAATCTCCGGTCTGGGTCTATTGGAAAATCCGGTAGTGGCGGAAAAACAAGTTGTAGAAGAAGGAGGCTAA
- a CDS encoding S9 family peptidase codes for MAHPQIAPYGSWKSPITADLVASGALRLEQIVLDGEDIYWIETRPTEGGRNAIVKYTPEGQMREVIPPPFNARTRVHEYGGGSFGVRGGTLYFSNFTDQRVYHQTPGSTPQPLTPDTNFYYADGVIDPYRKRMICVREDHTVAGGEPITTLVSLDLEKGGPGEVLISGNDFYASPRLSPDGSRLAWLTWNHPNMPWDGTELWVGEMREEGSLGRTQWVAGGIEESIFQPEWSPDGLLYFVSDRTGWWNLYRWRDGNIEPLYEKETEFGRPQWVFGLSTYAFESSHRIICTYTQHGIWYLATLDLETCRLNPLEIPYTEIASLRAVPGKAIFIAGSPTEPASIVQLEIATKQIQVLRRSSNIEIDSDYLSIPQPIEFPTEQGQTAHAFFYAPKNRDFRAPADERPPLLVKSHGGPTAATSTTLNLGIQYWTSRGIAVLDVNYGGSTGYGRAYRQRLNGQWGIVDVDDCVNGARYLVERGEVDGNRLAIDGGSAGGYTTLCALTFRNLFKAGASYYGVSDLEALAKETHKFEAHYLDSLIGPYPEQRNLYRERSPIHFTDRLSCPIIFFQGLEDKVVPPNQTERMFEAIRTKGLPVAYLPFPGEQHGFRRGENIKRALEAELYFYSKIFGFTLADPIEPVLIENL; via the coding sequence ATGGCTCATCCCCAAATAGCACCTTATGGTTCCTGGAAATCGCCCATCACTGCAGATCTGGTTGCCTCTGGAGCCCTGCGACTAGAGCAGATCGTTCTGGATGGGGAAGATATTTACTGGATTGAAACACGTCCGACCGAAGGGGGACGGAATGCTATTGTGAAATATACCCCGGAGGGGCAGATGAGGGAAGTAATTCCTCCCCCATTCAATGCTCGCACGCGGGTCCATGAATATGGGGGCGGTTCTTTTGGGGTCAGAGGGGGAACCCTTTATTTTTCAAACTTCACAGATCAACGGGTTTATCACCAAACTCCCGGTTCAACGCCGCAGCCGCTCACCCCTGACACAAATTTTTACTATGCCGATGGGGTTATCGACCCTTACCGGAAACGGATGATCTGTGTACGAGAAGATCATACGGTAGCCGGCGGTGAACCCATAACCACTCTGGTAAGTCTGGATCTGGAGAAAGGGGGGCCCGGTGAAGTACTGATTTCCGGAAATGATTTTTATGCCTCCCCTCGCCTCAGTCCCGATGGATCTCGTCTGGCCTGGCTCACCTGGAATCATCCGAATATGCCATGGGATGGAACTGAATTATGGGTCGGTGAGATGAGAGAGGAGGGTTCGCTGGGCCGGACCCAGTGGGTAGCCGGAGGTATTGAAGAATCCATTTTTCAACCCGAATGGTCTCCAGATGGCCTCTTATACTTTGTCTCTGACCGAACCGGTTGGTGGAACCTCTACCGCTGGCGGGATGGAAATATCGAACCCCTGTATGAAAAGGAAACTGAGTTTGGAAGACCCCAATGGGTTTTTGGACTATCCACTTATGCCTTTGAGTCCTCCCACCGCATAATCTGTACCTATACGCAACACGGGATCTGGTACCTGGCAACCCTGGACCTGGAAACCTGTCGACTGAATCCTTTAGAAATTCCTTATACAGAAATAGCCAGTCTACGAGCAGTACCGGGTAAGGCAATATTTATCGCCGGGTCCCCCACCGAACCGGCATCAATAGTCCAGCTTGAGATAGCTACTAAACAGATCCAGGTGTTACGCCGTTCCAGTAATATTGAAATAGATTCCGATTATTTATCCATTCCTCAACCCATAGAGTTCCCAACGGAGCAGGGGCAGACGGCCCATGCCTTCTTCTATGCACCTAAAAATCGAGATTTCAGAGCTCCAGCCGATGAACGACCTCCCCTGCTCGTTAAGAGCCACGGAGGCCCAACCGCGGCTACCTCCACGACCCTCAATCTGGGTATTCAATACTGGACCAGTCGAGGAATTGCCGTCCTGGATGTGAACTATGGAGGCAGTACCGGATATGGACGGGCTTATCGGCAACGGCTCAACGGCCAATGGGGTATTGTGGATGTGGATGATTGCGTGAATGGAGCCCGTTATTTGGTGGAACGCGGTGAAGTCGATGGAAATCGTCTGGCCATCGACGGGGGAAGTGCAGGAGGGTACACCACGCTGTGCGCGTTGACCTTCCGGAACCTTTTCAAAGCCGGTGCTAGCTATTATGGCGTTAGTGATTTAGAGGCTTTGGCGAAGGAGACTCACAAGTTCGAAGCCCATTATCTGGACAGCTTGATAGGCCCTTACCCGGAGCAACGAAATCTCTATCGGGAGCGCTCCCCCATTCACTTTACCGACCGTCTTTCCTGCCCCATTATTTTCTTCCAGGGGCTCGAGGACAAAGTAGTTCCTCCCAACCAGACCGAGAGGATGTTCGAAGCTATACGCACAAAAGGATTACCGGTAGCTTATCTCCCCTTCCCGGGTGAACAACATGGCTTCCGTCGTGGGGAGAATATTAAACGGGCTTTGGAGGCCGAGCTTTACTTTTATTCCAAGATTTTTGGGTTTACCCTCGCGGATCCTATTGAACCGGTGTTAATTGAAAATCTTTAA